One segment of Fusarium oxysporum f. sp. lycopersici 4287 chromosome 7, whole genome shotgun sequence DNA contains the following:
- a CDS encoding small nuclear ribonucleoprotein E gives MTGRGGGGGRRLMLPPIKYIFELLREHATVSIWLYEQLSIRIEGKIRGFDEFMNLVIDEAVEVKQVTKTNEKETRRPLGQIMLKGDNVSLIQNVSK, from the exons ATGACTGGTCgtggtggtggcggtggtCGCCGTCTTATGCTGCCTCCCAT CAAGTATATCTTCGAGCTTCTTCGAGAA CACGCCACAGTCAGCATCTGGCTGTACGAACAGCTCTCCATCCGTATTGAGGGCAAGATCAGA GGATTCGACGAGTTCATGAACCTAGTCATCGATGAAGCTGTGGAGGTCAAGCAGGTCACTAAGACTAACGAGAAGGAGACCAGGAGACCTCTTG GTCAAATTATGTTGAAGGGAGACAACGTCTCATTAATCCAAAACGTCTCGAAATGA